The Halorientalis sp. IM1011 genome window below encodes:
- a CDS encoding translation initiation factor IF-2 subunit beta, whose product MDYDVALDRAYEALPERTATQQRLQIPDPAAQEDGAFTRLTNLKAIADELSRDPEHVHRYVQREFGTNGDFDGDRSRYNGTFSAADFEAVLDAYAEEYVICSECGLPDTKLTTEDRTQMLRCEACGAFRPVDKRSTKSSSQSNTATLEEGETYQVKITGMGRKGDGVAEKGKYRIFVPGTSEGDVVQVYIDNISGTLAFARPVQ is encoded by the coding sequence TGCCCGAGCGAACAGCGACCCAGCAGCGACTCCAGATCCCCGACCCCGCCGCCCAGGAGGACGGTGCGTTCACCCGGCTGACGAACCTCAAAGCCATCGCGGACGAACTGTCCCGCGACCCGGAACACGTCCACCGCTACGTCCAGCGGGAGTTCGGGACCAACGGCGACTTCGACGGCGACCGGAGCCGCTACAACGGCACCTTCTCCGCCGCCGACTTCGAGGCCGTGCTCGACGCCTACGCCGAGGAGTACGTGATCTGTTCGGAGTGTGGCCTGCCCGACACCAAACTCACCACCGAGGACCGGACGCAGATGCTCCGGTGTGAGGCCTGCGGTGCCTTCCGCCCGGTCGACAAGCGCTCGACGAAATCGTCGAGTCAGAGCAACACCGCCACCCTCGAAGAGGGCGAGACCTACCAGGTAAAGATCACCGGGATGGGGCGCAAAGGCGACGGCGTCGCCGAGAAAGGCAAGTACCGCATCTTCGTCCCCGGCACGAGCGAGGGCGACGTGGTGCAGGTCTACATCGACAACATCAGCGGGACGCTGGCCTTCGCCCGCCCGGTGCAGTAA
- the azf gene encoding NAD-dependent glucose-6-phosphate dehydrogenase Azf codes for MDDPVLLTGAGGRVGEAILQGLGEAYDWRLLYHNPPDEEPDHEYLVGDVIDEETVREAVDGVGAIIHLAGDPRPSAPWKSVLSNNIDGTQKMYEAAVEAGVERFVYASSNHAVGAFETDERTPEMYRPHDDYRLDGTELPRPGNLYGVSKATGEVLGRYYHDEHGIKVCNVRIGNLTEGHPPIDYERGQAMWLSYPDCAHLHERTLEADYEFEIVYGISDNDRKYYSLERAKEALGYDPQDNSAEWDGDEHVADYER; via the coding sequence ATGGACGACCCGGTTTTACTCACGGGTGCTGGCGGGCGCGTCGGCGAGGCGATTCTGCAGGGCCTCGGCGAGGCCTACGACTGGCGGCTCCTCTATCACAATCCGCCGGACGAAGAGCCCGACCACGAGTATCTCGTCGGTGACGTGATCGACGAGGAGACGGTCCGGGAGGCCGTCGACGGCGTGGGGGCGATCATCCACCTCGCCGGCGACCCGCGGCCATCCGCACCCTGGAAGAGCGTCCTGTCGAACAACATCGACGGGACCCAGAAGATGTACGAGGCAGCGGTCGAGGCCGGCGTCGAACGGTTCGTCTACGCCTCCTCGAACCACGCCGTCGGCGCGTTCGAGACCGACGAGCGCACCCCCGAGATGTACCGCCCCCACGACGACTACCGACTCGACGGGACCGAACTCCCCCGGCCCGGCAACCTCTACGGCGTCTCGAAAGCCACCGGCGAGGTCCTCGGCCGGTACTACCACGACGAACACGGGATCAAAGTCTGTAACGTCCGGATCGGCAACCTCACCGAGGGCCACCCGCCGATCGACTACGAGCGTGGCCAGGCCATGTGGCTCTCTTACCCCGACTGCGCCCACCTCCACGAGCGCACGCTGGAAGCCGACTACGAGTTCGAGATCGTCTACGGGATTTCGGACAACGACCGCAAGTACTACTCGCTGGAGCGAGCGAAGGAAGCGCTGGGCTACGACCCACAGGACAACAGTGCGGAGTGGGACGGCGACGAACACGTCGCCGACTACGAGCGCTAG
- a CDS encoding DUF309 domain-containing protein codes for METALRVGIAIYNAGDYHEAHDAWEDHWLALDTGTDDERFLHGLIQFTAAVHHATERNWAGATGLAESAGEYLADLPADYRGVDVAAVREYLPALRADPERIERGSPLELTHEGEVVLPDDLDFQESATAATVYAEDGPFDESVLERGIEYARTDLDAGEGTSPFVTFVMDFARDGTNRGIVYQRLSERVERRQRRETDVDGLF; via the coding sequence ATGGAGACGGCGCTCCGTGTGGGGATCGCCATCTACAACGCGGGGGACTACCACGAGGCCCACGACGCCTGGGAGGATCACTGGCTCGCGCTCGACACCGGGACCGACGACGAGCGGTTCCTCCACGGCCTCATCCAGTTCACCGCGGCGGTCCACCACGCCACGGAGCGTAACTGGGCGGGCGCGACGGGGCTGGCCGAGAGCGCCGGCGAGTACCTCGCCGACCTCCCGGCCGACTACCGCGGCGTCGACGTGGCCGCCGTCCGGGAGTATCTGCCCGCACTCCGTGCGGATCCCGAACGGATCGAGCGAGGATCCCCGCTCGAACTCACACACGAGGGCGAGGTGGTTCTGCCCGACGATCTGGACTTTCAGGAGAGCGCCACTGCCGCCACGGTCTACGCCGAGGACGGTCCGTTCGACGAGTCGGTCCTCGAACGGGGAATCGAGTACGCTCGAACCGATCTGGACGCGGGCGAGGGCACCAGCCCCTTCGTCACCTTCGTCATGGACTTCGCCCGGGACGGGACGAATCGCGGAATCGTCTACCAGCGGCTCTCGGAACGCGTCGAACGGCGACAGCGGCGAGAAACGGACGTGGACGGGCTCTTCTAG
- a CDS encoding alpha/beta hydrolase: MSDHSDRERGSSSRIDRRSVLRGIAAGGTAAVGVGAMSGTASAAEEQCAFGLNLEEAPDEYPVVERDPGFLGIGAGGLSETGDVPEGEDEVVVYIHGWLELFTGGAADQGYTLQRALRDAGSDIATLAYNYPSSSPNWWGQKDGAETSGREFASWLQSYREENPDTDVRLIVHSLGARAGAGLLDELVNEMGGEPVRSLEILGGAISREAVTVDGEFGDALANGAEEVNNYWSSGDNILDEIFQIGEFGTEAVGAKGAPEDAETPDNYNDIDVTGIVRGHCLYYDPDRGCIDTVVENFPEGFQGGGDPGDKFDDWF, from the coding sequence ATGTCTGACCATTCAGACAGAGAGAGGGGGAGCAGTTCACGGATCGACAGACGGAGCGTGCTGCGGGGGATCGCCGCGGGCGGTACGGCGGCGGTCGGTGTCGGTGCGATGAGCGGAACCGCGTCGGCGGCCGAAGAGCAGTGTGCGTTCGGTCTCAACCTCGAAGAGGCACCGGACGAGTACCCGGTCGTCGAGCGGGATCCGGGATTCCTCGGGATCGGTGCCGGCGGCCTGTCCGAGACCGGGGACGTTCCGGAGGGGGAAGACGAAGTCGTCGTCTACATCCACGGCTGGCTGGAGTTGTTCACCGGCGGCGCGGCCGATCAGGGGTACACGCTCCAGCGGGCGCTCCGGGACGCCGGGTCCGACATCGCGACGCTCGCGTACAACTACCCGAGCAGTAGCCCCAACTGGTGGGGCCAGAAGGACGGCGCGGAGACGTCCGGCCGCGAGTTCGCGTCGTGGTTGCAGAGCTATCGGGAGGAGAACCCGGACACCGATGTTCGACTGATCGTCCACTCGCTGGGTGCCCGCGCCGGTGCCGGACTGCTGGACGAACTCGTCAACGAGATGGGTGGGGAGCCGGTTCGGTCGCTGGAGATCCTCGGGGGTGCGATCTCCCGCGAGGCCGTGACCGTCGACGGCGAGTTCGGCGATGCGCTGGCCAACGGGGCCGAGGAGGTCAACAACTACTGGAGCAGCGGCGACAACATCTTAGACGAGATCTTCCAGATCGGCGAGTTCGGCACGGAAGCCGTCGGTGCGAAGGGCGCGCCGGAGGACGCCGAGACGCCAGACAACTACAACGACATCGACGTGACCGGAATCGTCAGGGGCCACTGCCTCTACTACGACCCCGACCGGGGCTGTATCGACACCGTCGTCGAGAACTTCCCGGAGGGGTTCCAGGGCGGCGGCGACCCCGGTGACAAGTTCGACGACTGGTTCTGA
- a CDS encoding DUF726 domain-containing protein codes for MSWLPLDALSMGTDAPQEFPMIRDGELRGSFPPDPSELVVYVHGWLEGMTGDAAAQANAVAGAVEALGYDATVVGFTYPANLPLWYPSKTIAARKGRELAAWVQAFSAECPDAPVRLVAHSLGARPALACLDELADREATVQSCSLLGAAVNCDSVTDGGRWEDGVRDGAECVYNYHTAGDSTLTVLYRPAEFGTAALGVDGACGPTPGTYADHDVTEKVRNHYTYLQEDGGCLDRVIGDFA; via the coding sequence ATGTCGTGGCTACCGCTCGATGCGCTGTCGATGGGGACGGACGCACCGCAGGAGTTCCCGATGATACGCGACGGGGAGCTTCGCGGCTCCTTCCCGCCGGACCCGTCGGAGCTGGTGGTGTACGTCCACGGCTGGCTCGAAGGGATGACCGGCGACGCGGCCGCACAGGCCAACGCCGTGGCCGGGGCCGTCGAGGCGCTGGGGTACGACGCCACGGTGGTCGGGTTCACGTACCCGGCGAACCTGCCGCTGTGGTACCCGAGCAAGACGATCGCCGCGCGGAAAGGGCGGGAACTCGCCGCCTGGGTACAGGCCTTCAGCGCGGAATGCCCGGACGCCCCCGTTCGGCTGGTCGCGCACTCGCTCGGTGCCCGACCCGCGCTCGCCTGTCTCGACGAACTCGCGGACCGGGAGGCGACGGTGCAGTCGTGTTCCTTGCTCGGCGCTGCCGTCAACTGTGACAGCGTCACCGACGGCGGCCGGTGGGAAGACGGAGTCCGGGATGGAGCCGAGTGCGTCTACAACTACCACACAGCCGGTGACAGTACGCTAACTGTACTCTACCGGCCAGCGGAGTTCGGCACTGCAGCCCTCGGCGTCGACGGTGCGTGCGGTCCGACCCCCGGCACCTACGCCGACCACGACGTAACCGAAAAGGTCCGGAACCACTACACCTACCTCCAAGAAGACGGCGGCTGTCTCGACCGCGTGATCGGGGATTTCGCGTGA
- a CDS encoding single-stranded DNA binding protein has protein sequence MGAIEDIYADLETDEVSEEEFREAVEQKIEQMGGLADEETAAMLIAHELKDGEVNGIADIEPGMDEVKFIAKVMAVGDLRTFERDGEDEDGRVINVEVADETGAVTLSFWDEQAVSIDEGQLEVGDVLRIKGRPKDGYNGLEVSVDKAEPDEDEEIDVQPGGTTGIDALTLGQSDVNVRGLVLDTESVRTFDRDDGSEGRVANLSIGDETGRIRVTMWDERADRAEELSAGTAVEVVDGYVRERDGDLELHVGEHGAVEAVEETVEFTPETAPIGNIEIGQTVDIGGVIRSADPKRTFDRDDGSEGQVRNVRVQDETDDIRVALWGDKADKEIRPGDEVFFADVEIDDGWQDDLEASANWRSTVVVLDDGATTQPTGGAGSETGAGEQDAAETGLDAFADGESAESDGGTAAAVETSGDADGAGSDAGEDGEVVEFTGTVVQTGEPVVLDDGEETMSVETGATLQLGQEVTARGRLSDGRLDAEDVF, from the coding sequence ATGGGCGCGATAGAAGATATCTATGCGGATCTGGAGACCGACGAGGTCTCCGAGGAGGAGTTCCGGGAGGCCGTCGAGCAGAAGATCGAGCAGATGGGTGGCCTCGCGGACGAGGAGACCGCGGCCATGCTCATCGCCCACGAACTCAAAGACGGGGAGGTCAACGGGATTGCCGACATCGAACCCGGGATGGACGAGGTGAAGTTCATCGCGAAGGTGATGGCCGTCGGCGACCTGCGGACCTTCGAGCGCGACGGCGAGGACGAGGACGGCCGCGTCATCAACGTCGAAGTCGCCGACGAGACCGGTGCCGTCACCCTCTCCTTCTGGGACGAGCAGGCCGTTTCCATCGACGAGGGCCAGCTCGAAGTCGGCGACGTCCTCCGGATCAAGGGCCGACCCAAGGACGGCTACAACGGCCTCGAAGTGAGCGTCGACAAGGCCGAACCCGACGAAGACGAGGAGATCGACGTGCAACCCGGCGGGACGACGGGCATCGACGCGCTGACGCTGGGTCAGTCGGACGTGAACGTCCGCGGGCTGGTCCTCGATACGGAGTCGGTCCGCACCTTCGACCGCGACGACGGCTCCGAGGGCCGCGTGGCGAACCTCTCGATCGGCGACGAGACCGGCCGAATCCGGGTGACGATGTGGGACGAGCGGGCCGATCGCGCCGAGGAGTTGTCGGCCGGGACGGCCGTCGAGGTCGTCGACGGCTACGTCCGCGAACGCGACGGCGACCTCGAACTCCACGTCGGCGAACACGGGGCCGTCGAGGCAGTCGAGGAGACCGTCGAGTTCACGCCCGAGACCGCACCCATCGGCAACATCGAGATCGGCCAGACCGTCGATATCGGTGGTGTGATCCGAAGCGCCGACCCGAAACGCACCTTCGACCGCGACGACGGCTCGGAGGGGCAGGTCCGCAACGTCCGGGTACAGGACGAGACGGACGACATCCGCGTGGCGCTGTGGGGCGACAAGGCGGACAAGGAGATCCGGCCCGGCGACGAGGTATTCTTCGCCGACGTGGAGATCGACGACGGCTGGCAGGACGACCTCGAAGCGTCGGCGAACTGGCGGTCGACGGTCGTCGTCCTCGACGACGGGGCGACGACCCAGCCGACAGGCGGCGCTGGAAGCGAGACGGGGGCGGGAGAGCAGGACGCAGCAGAGACGGGGCTGGACGCGTTCGCCGACGGCGAATCCGCCGAGAGCGACGGCGGGACGGCGGCCGCAGTCGAAACGTCGGGTGACGCGGACGGTGCCGGCAGCGATGCCGGCGAGGACGGCGAGGTGGTCGAGTTCACGGGGACGGTCGTCCAGACGGGCGAGCCGGTCGTGCTTGACGACGGCGAGGAGACGATGAGCGTCGAGACGGGCGCGACGCTTCAGCTCGGCCAGGAGGTCACCGCACGCGGGCGGTTGTCGGACGGTCGGCTGGACGCCGAGGATGTGTTCTGA
- a CDS encoding histone has translation MSVELPFAPVDTVIRRNAGTLRVSAEAAEELARRIQRRGARLAVDAAERATADGRKTLMASDFGVSSVPDKDTLELPVAPVDRIARLDIDDSYRVSMDARIALADQLETFADDVAAAATELARHADRRTVKAEDVEAYFELAQYFG, from the coding sequence ATGAGCGTCGAGCTTCCGTTCGCGCCGGTCGACACGGTCATTCGACGGAACGCAGGGACGCTTCGGGTCAGCGCCGAAGCGGCCGAGGAACTGGCGCGGCGGATCCAGCGACGGGGCGCACGCCTCGCCGTCGACGCCGCCGAGCGGGCGACCGCCGACGGGCGGAAGACGTTGATGGCGTCCGATTTCGGCGTCTCGTCCGTGCCCGACAAGGACACGCTCGAACTGCCGGTCGCACCGGTCGACCGGATCGCACGGCTCGACATCGACGACTCCTATCGGGTGTCGATGGACGCCCGGATCGCGCTCGCCGATCAACTCGAAACCTTCGCCGACGACGTGGCCGCGGCCGCGACGGAACTGGCGCGCCACGCCGACCGCCGAACCGTCAAGGCCGAGGACGTGGAAGCGTACTTCGAACTGGCCCAGTACTTCGGATGA
- a CDS encoding histone deacetylase, whose product MNFGYHEDCLEHQTGYRHPESPDRLRAIRRALSRQHGVKYVAADHAPESAVTAVHDAGYVDAIKDFCADGGGDWDDDTVAVEATWDAALAAAGQAMWAAERALAGDDGRDTPFALGRPPGHHAVEDDAMGFCFVNNAAVAAQAVIDDGDADRVAILDWDVHHGNGIHDIFYDADDVFYCSIHEDGLYPGSGDVDETGEGDGEGTTMNVPLLPGCGDPDYCAAIDDFVGPEFVTFDPDLILVSAGFDAHRHDPISRMRVSTEGYGALTTRMRDVAEAADAGLGFVLEGGYGLDTLAESVTMVHEVFDGREPVEPEDEVKDRAKSIFADLRDQGFGEK is encoded by the coding sequence ATGAACTTCGGCTACCACGAGGATTGTCTCGAACACCAGACCGGCTACCGCCACCCGGAGAGTCCCGACCGCCTCCGGGCGATCCGGCGCGCCCTCTCGCGACAGCACGGTGTCAAGTACGTCGCCGCCGACCACGCGCCAGAGTCTGCCGTCACCGCCGTCCACGACGCCGGCTACGTCGACGCGATCAAGGATTTTTGCGCGGACGGGGGCGGTGACTGGGACGACGACACCGTCGCCGTCGAGGCGACCTGGGACGCCGCACTGGCTGCGGCCGGCCAGGCGATGTGGGCCGCAGAGCGCGCACTGGCCGGCGACGACGGTCGTGACACGCCCTTCGCGCTGGGCCGCCCACCCGGCCACCACGCCGTCGAAGACGACGCCATGGGCTTCTGTTTCGTCAACAACGCCGCCGTCGCCGCGCAGGCGGTCATCGACGACGGCGACGCCGACCGCGTCGCCATCCTCGACTGGGACGTCCACCACGGTAACGGCATCCACGACATCTTCTACGACGCCGACGACGTGTTCTACTGCTCCATCCACGAGGACGGCCTCTACCCCGGGAGTGGCGACGTGGACGAGACCGGCGAAGGTGACGGCGAGGGAACGACGATGAACGTTCCGCTGCTGCCCGGCTGTGGCGACCCCGACTACTGTGCCGCCATCGACGACTTCGTCGGTCCCGAGTTCGTCACGTTCGACCCCGACCTGATCCTCGTCAGCGCCGGGTTCGACGCCCACCGCCACGATCCGATCTCCCGGATGCGCGTCTCGACGGAGGGGTACGGCGCGCTCACGACACGGATGCGAGACGTTGCCGAGGCGGCCGACGCCGGCCTCGGGTTCGTGCTGGAAGGCGGCTACGGACTCGACACGCTCGCCGAGAGCGTCACGATGGTCCACGAGGTGTTCGACGGTCGCGAGCCGGTCGAGCCCGAGGACGAGGTCAAAGACCGCGCGAAATCGATCTTCGCCGACCTCCGGGATCAGGGCTTCGGCGAGAAGTAG
- the cca gene encoding CCA tRNA nucleotidyltransferase, whose product MSEEFDAVVAAVRERVTPDDEERERLRAVTERLTERTEAAADELPVETDTVLVGSTARGTWLAGDRDVDLFVQFPADLERDRLEEYGLQVGREVLPDGREEYAEHPYTVGEFEGFSVDLVPCYDVADATAIQSAVDRTPFHTAYLDERLDDDLAAEVRVAKAFLKGIGVYGADLKTRGVSGYLTELLVLEYGGFRALVEAATDWHPPVELDPADHAEATFEDPLVVIDPTDPERNVAAALSPANVARLQHYARELLADPREALFEPDEPDPLDADGVREALTARGTTPVAVVFDAPDLVDDQLWPQLRKSRHGVADELDRRGFDVFRSAAFADDRAVLFLELAVAERPAIERHDGPPVHVREHARGFYEKYADDSRTESTDPPYGPFIAEDRYVVEREREYTSAHEFLTSDALFEVALGAHVESALEDGYDVLVGDDVAELAAPFGTALARYFSPKP is encoded by the coding sequence ATGAGCGAGGAGTTCGACGCCGTCGTCGCGGCCGTCCGCGAGCGGGTCACGCCCGACGACGAGGAACGCGAGCGGCTCAGGGCCGTTACCGAGCGCCTCACCGAGCGCACCGAGGCCGCCGCCGACGAGTTACCCGTCGAGACCGACACGGTACTCGTCGGCTCTACCGCCCGGGGAACCTGGCTGGCCGGCGACCGCGACGTAGATCTGTTCGTCCAGTTCCCTGCCGATCTGGAACGCGACCGACTGGAGGAGTACGGCCTGCAGGTCGGCCGCGAGGTCCTCCCCGACGGCCGCGAGGAGTACGCCGAACACCCCTACACCGTCGGCGAGTTCGAGGGGTTCTCCGTCGATCTGGTGCCCTGCTACGACGTGGCCGACGCGACCGCCATCCAGTCGGCCGTCGACCGCACCCCCTTCCACACCGCCTATCTCGACGAGCGACTGGACGACGACCTCGCCGCCGAGGTCCGGGTCGCCAAGGCCTTCCTGAAGGGGATCGGCGTCTACGGCGCGGACCTGAAGACCCGCGGCGTCTCCGGCTACCTCACGGAGCTACTGGTCCTCGAGTACGGCGGGTTCCGTGCGCTCGTCGAGGCCGCTACCGACTGGCATCCGCCGGTCGAACTCGACCCAGCGGACCACGCCGAGGCGACCTTCGAGGATCCGCTCGTCGTCATCGACCCCACCGACCCCGAGCGTAACGTCGCCGCCGCGCTCTCCCCCGCGAACGTCGCCCGCCTCCAGCACTACGCCCGCGAGTTACTGGCCGACCCCCGCGAGGCCCTGTTCGAGCCCGACGAGCCGGACCCCCTCGACGCCGACGGCGTCCGCGAGGCCCTCACCGCCCGTGGAACCACGCCGGTCGCCGTCGTCTTCGACGCGCCGGATCTCGTCGACGATCAGCTCTGGCCCCAGCTCCGCAAGTCACGGCACGGTGTCGCCGACGAACTCGACCGCCGCGGGTTCGACGTGTTCCGCAGTGCTGCGTTCGCCGACGACCGGGCCGTCCTCTTTCTCGAACTCGCTGTCGCCGAGCGCCCCGCTATCGAGCGCCACGACGGCCCGCCCGTCCACGTCCGCGAGCACGCTCGCGGATTCTACGAGAAGTACGCCGACGACTCCCGAACCGAATCCACTGACCCGCCCTACGGCCCGTTTATCGCCGAGGACCGCTACGTCGTCGAGCGGGAACGCGAGTATACCAGCGCGCACGAGTTCCTGACGAGCGACGCGCTCTTCGAAGTGGCGCTCGGCGCTCACGTCGAGAGCGCGCTCGAAGACGGCTACGACGTGCTGGTCGGTGACGACGTCGCGGAACTGGCAGCCCCGTTCGGTACGGCACTCGCTCGCTACTTCTCGCCGAAGCCCTGA
- a CDS encoding aminopeptidase, protein MDPRIREHAQVLADAVDLSAGDNLVIKAEPAADDLIVALYELAGDRGAHPVTLRTNRSGRAIRGYLRSADQADVEFETPGHEQALVEEADCHVVIRANANVTEMDDVDSDTTAEYQQAHSPILNERLTDRWTLTQHPTPANAQLAEMSTEAYENFVYDAILKDWDEQEQFQEHMVEILEDGEEVRIVSGETTDVTMSIAGNHALNDTNTHNLPGGEVFTAPVPDSVEGEVLFDKPVYQNGREVLGARLVFEDGEVVEYDAEKNEAVLESILETDPGAKRLGELGIGMNRDIDRFTYNMLFDEKMGDTVHMAVGRAYEETVGEDNTQNQSAQHVDMIVDMSEDSRIEVDGNVVQQDGVFRFEDGFEA, encoded by the coding sequence ATGGACCCACGTATCCGCGAACACGCGCAGGTGCTCGCAGACGCCGTCGATCTGAGCGCCGGCGACAACCTCGTTATCAAGGCCGAACCGGCCGCAGACGACCTGATCGTCGCGCTGTACGAACTCGCGGGCGACCGCGGTGCCCACCCCGTCACCCTCCGGACGAACCGGAGCGGCCGGGCCATCCGGGGCTACCTCCGCTCGGCCGATCAGGCCGACGTCGAGTTCGAGACGCCCGGCCACGAGCAGGCGCTGGTCGAGGAAGCCGACTGCCACGTCGTCATCCGGGCCAACGCCAACGTCACCGAGATGGACGACGTGGACAGCGACACGACCGCCGAGTACCAGCAGGCCCACAGCCCCATCCTGAACGAACGGCTCACCGACCGCTGGACGCTCACCCAGCACCCTACGCCCGCGAACGCCCAGCTCGCCGAGATGAGCACCGAGGCCTACGAGAACTTCGTCTACGACGCCATCCTGAAAGACTGGGACGAACAGGAACAGTTCCAGGAGCACATGGTCGAGATCCTCGAAGACGGCGAGGAAGTGCGGATCGTCTCGGGCGAGACGACCGACGTGACCATGTCCATCGCGGGCAACCACGCCCTCAACGACACGAACACGCACAACCTCCCCGGCGGTGAGGTGTTCACCGCGCCCGTCCCCGACTCCGTCGAGGGCGAAGTGCTGTTCGACAAACCGGTCTACCAGAACGGCCGCGAGGTCCTCGGTGCGCGACTGGTCTTCGAGGACGGCGAGGTCGTGGAGTACGACGCCGAAAAGAACGAGGCGGTCCTGGAGTCGATTCTGGAAACCGACCCCGGCGCGAAACGGCTCGGGGAGCTGGGGATCGGGATGAACCGCGACATCGACCGGTTCACCTACAACATGCTGTTCGACGAGAAGATGGGCGACACCGTCCACATGGCCGTCGGCCGGGCCTACGAGGAGACCGTCGGCGAGGACAACACCCAGAACCAGAGCGCCCAGCACGTGGACATGATCGTCGACATGAGCGAGGACTCCCGCATCGAAGTCGACGGCAACGTGGTGCAGCAGGACGGCGTCTTCAGGTTCGAGGACGGGTTCGAAGCGTAA